A region of the Bombus pyrosoma isolate SC7728 linkage group LG15, ASM1482585v1, whole genome shotgun sequence genome:
CACGACTACCACCGtgacttttacaaaattttatagttattcTTTGTAACTGACACACATAACGTCCGACACCAATGCCAAAAGGTGCACGCAAAAAtccaaatttttgaaatatatgtttatttgaCATACTTGCAGATGAAAGTACTCTTTACCTTCACTGATTCCACACAGTATCGTGTTTTGataaacatatacatacatacacatatgcAGTATATACTTACCTACAGGCTAATCTTTTAGGAAACAAATTAAGAAACTTCTagtgttatatatgtatattaaaataaggctacttttcattttgtgttaatatgttttttctacatttattcaaatttatcataaatttttaaatgtttcagtCGAAGGCGAATTTAACCTACGCGACTTCAGTATCAAAGGAAAGATCATAACATTTAACTATTGTCGAACCATCGTGGTTCAATTACGTTACATTTCACGGGTGGTAAAGGGACGGGTATTATGGAAGGCAACGACGTAGGTAAAAATTCTCCTGGCCAAAGATGAACGGCATCCATGAACAGAAATCCAATGAGGATTCCATGCATAAGAGGAGctaatattcttaataatctACTTCTTGGCGGTTTTTGTGGCCACacaaaaattaatcgagatCCATCTatcacaaaaagaaaaaaatgtttgaatttttatataatttatacaattatgtaACTCGTgtatttagttttatataactttGTGTACTAGtggatttagaaaataatagatatgTGTGGTAGAATATGCATGGAGTTCAGAAGCTCTACTTGTGTTGCGACGGATAATAGATGATTTAACATGATGGGGACTGACGCCGGGAGGAGCGCTAAATATTCCATTTCCgctgcaagtctttctttttttataactaAATCTGCGAGCACCACTTTGTCCATACAAGATACGATCTTCGAAATTACGTTCGTAGTTGGCTCTAATAGAGCCTGTAATTGTACTTCCGCTGCTATCCTGAAGAGATGTGCTGGTTCCGGTcaacaaagaatatttatcgtcGTCCGTGTCACGACTAGTCAAATCCTCCGttcttctattaaattaaaattcatttgcaaGCTAACTATCAAATTTAccataaattgaatttaatttaatttcttaattttattaactcttGATTAAGTCGAGAGGCAACATTGTTATCCACTTCGATTTGCTCCAGATTTCAAACAgcgcaatatattttatatcttttccccaataagtaaattaaacAGATCTAATACATTTTGTACAATACGCAGGAACGTTACGTTAATGCATGTTGATTTTCGTTGCGCGTAAGATTGTCAAAAATGATTGAAGATATCGGAGAAAACATACGATCTTGTTCGAtagtttttttaaaaatactatcATTGCTAATTTCAATCTATATGTTATCGGCGAGAATGAtaattaatacgtaaatatGTTATTCAACTTGAAACTGtcaataacaaatatataacaaattaatgtaatatcaaaatttcaaagataatgTCATCAAAGATACGTCGTTGTAATTTATCAGTTTAAACGCTACGTAGCATACAAATAACGCCAGAAACGTCTAAAAAGTTTTgcataaaaaatgataatattttacttgtgATTACAGATCTACATATTGTCATTCAATTTTGGCcttgaacgaaaaattttattttagacaGAAACTACGCCTTAAGAATCATGACGTCCCGATGTAAATGTAGGTgatacttaaaataattacttcaTAAATTATGCAgacaaaatatatgtttgataAAACGTTGTTcgactttccttttttttatttctaggTCCGAAATCAGACACGAAGGCGAACGAACATTCCTCACCCTATTTAGAAGATATCACAATGAAGATAAAGGAGCGACGTTGCGATCTTCTTGGTagacagaaatatttaaaagaaaaaattacgaCGATGGAACGATCGATTCCTGCGTTAATAGCGTACAATATGTGGATGTCGAAAAATTGCGACGACGCACCGTACTGTAAAATTCGCAAGATTATGAAGATGTTCGCTCCTTATCCGGACCAAACTGAAAAACTTCTCGAAAGTCTGAAGAATGCTGTGAAGGATCTGAATAATGAGACCGAGGAGTTGCATGTACGGAACGATTGAAATTCAGCGTTTAATTCGGGTAAATCTTACCAGTGTGCTTGAATTATCGCTACAAAATTTGTCGTTTCCTAAATGCACCTGCTCTTTTGCATTATATCTTCTTATcttaaacgtataataataaaagtcaATTTAATCCCAGGAGAAGATCATTCAAGCGGATGTTAAATTGGAAGAGACAGAAATGGAATTAGAATCTTTGGAACTTATAAATAAGGAGATGAACAACAAGTTGAAGGATTTGGAGAAAGAAGTACGGTGTCACACTAGTCCGAGTCTTCACTCGATACATTCCGAGGATTTACTTTGCTTGACGAAGATTCGTCAACTAGCTGAGGAAGAATTAAACTTGAAGAATTGTATTAAACAAttggaaaagaaggaaacgctTTTCAAGGAACATATGGATAGATTATTAACGTCTAAGGAGTATCAAAATGTTTGCACTCGAAAGAAAGTCGTTAGCTGCATTCCAGATTTAAATGATAGCgggaaaaaaatatgttacgtgcctaaaaaatgtttattgcataaacaaaatgaatcaaagaaaaaacaggaaaaggaaaaagctgTCATCGTTagtgaaaattatacatttaaagtAGAATAATGT
Encoded here:
- the LOC122575902 gene encoding uncharacterized protein LOC122575902, which encodes MILKARTEDLTSRDTDDDKYSLLTGTSTSLQDSSGSTITGSIRANYERNFEDRILYGQSGARRFSYKKRKTCSGNGIFSAPPGVSPHHVKSSIIRRNTNGSRLIFVWPQKPPRSRLLRILAPLMHGILIGFLFMDAVHLWPGEFLPTSLPSIIPVPLPPVKCNVIEPRWFDNS